The Cyclopterus lumpus isolate fCycLum1 chromosome 18, fCycLum1.pri, whole genome shotgun sequence nucleotide sequence GAGTGTTGGTGGTGGACTGGTAACACAGGGAGAGCAGCAGCTCGCCTCGGCCCGAGGACTTCTGTGGAGAGACGGGGGAGATGTTGGGGTTAGACATATTGTGGTTAGCATGTTGTTGAGTGAAGCCAAAACCATTGCCTCATTATGCATTTACATTCCCATTTCAcgattaaacaatttaaaatgaaaaaaaagatgcacacaTGTATTCAGTAACACCTAAAAGGGTGTAACTATTGTCAAAACTACGTATTAATAAACTCAGCAGATAATTAGCGACTATCGACAACATTGTGGTGAAACCTGCAGCTGCTTGTGCTGCCAAAGGTGTCAATGCTGACGATTAAATGGCTGCCAATTAAATAATCATCACCCGCTTGTGTGTCGTGCTCTCGTATCTTAACTAGCACAAACGGCTGAGGGAGAAGCTCCCTCTTATGCGCTAAATTTGTGATACACATACACGTCTATGTCCATTGCCTAAGAGAGTTGACGCCTCGGATGCTGCGATCACACCTAATGGGACGCGACGTGTCGGCAAATTGGTTGCCATGGCAATAAGAAGTAGCACACAGAGCAAGACAACCTCTACCCCTGACCTGATGTAAAGGTCTCTGAAACTACCGCAGATGTGTTTCTATATTGTTCCTCTTGGGTAGATCTATTATAGATAAGAGAACAagcaactacacacacacacacacacacacatacacacacaaaaatactaCTCTATTCTAATGTTTTTGTCATCCTCCGGGGTGAAAACAGGGCGATGGCCACGCTGCTGTATCGATTCTCTGCTGCGTGCTctcacgcacacgcgcacacacccacatacacacacacacacacacacacacacacacacacacacactcacacacacacacacacacacacacacagacacacacacacacacacacacacacacacacacacacacacacacagagccaccaCCCTGTACGCCAAAGGGCTGCTTCTAATCAGATAGAACACTGTACACGGCTCATACTGACAATTGCACATCATGCATATGGAGATATTAAATACTTGATGTTATATGGATGAGCAAATCTTCTTCATCTTAAATTCTTTGCACTCTGTAAAGTCCTGTTGTTAATTCTTTTTCCAATGCAGAACATCTATGTTCTCTTTAAATAAACACTTCGAATATGTGCAGCTAAACTACAGTTAAAGTTGCCGagccattttctctttttatctgCCGACATGAAATGACACAACAGAGATCAGAAGAAGAATCCCACTGATTCTAAATCTCGTTTTCTAATAAGCGCACTAAAAAACATTCAGACACAGCAGACTCCACCCTGCAACAGAGGTTTATGAGATTTATCTCTCCTGGGACCCGAttgagaaatggaaaaaaaacaatttggtAAGTCTAGAGCAGAACATAGTTTAAGAAATAGTATTCTTTTGATGATGAAACCCAGATAGCTCCCATTCCTCATGGGAAGGACACACATATCCTCTCCCACCCGGTAGCCACAGTGCTTCCATTACGATATCAGTCCACAAATCTATAATTACATTGATATTATCTCCCATTCCACCTTCAAATGGACAAATGCTCATGTACAGCCAAACCATCTCGTACCAATCTGTAGAGTGCTGCTGTATACTAGACCACAGACCTTTGATAAGGACAGAGCTATCATCTTACAATCCCTTGTTTAAATTCACCAGTACACTTAATGCAATGCAGCCAAATCTTCCATTGAGTGGATTTCGGGAGCTGgtttccccctccccgtctgcagtgtcggacACCGCTGAGCACAGCACACATACCGCATGACCCTGTCTGTCGTGAAGGCACCCCCACACCCCCGCACCCCGCACCCTGCCACATTAACTTATTAAACGGTAAGGCCGGAGCTAACTGCAACTATGTTTTTTCAACATGTATCTAATTTCTACTGACAATATGGGATACTCGTGAACATAGCCATGCACACTCCTCATTTCACTCACAATGCTTCccccaatgccccgggtcgaaccAGGCTATGGTGAATCCTAGACTGTATCCACCATTGCCGGATGTGTACCGCCCTGGATCCTTACGGGAATGCGGTATATTGCCCCTGGACCGGGGGAGGGTGTCGGAGAGCCGGCAACCCGAATTACCTGACCCACTTGCATAAACGAACACTCCCTCCGGAAGTGTCCGGGCTGCCcacacctccaacactcctgccctgatgTTTGAGGGGACCCCTGTCGGTTAGGAAGAGTTGCTGAGGCCGGTGGATCGGGGAAGTGAGGGAGGTTTGTCGAACAAGGAGCTGGTATGGCCCGCGCCAGGAGCTGCGGAGGGGCAGGCATCGGCCGGGCTGAAGCCAGTGTGCGACCACTGTCCCCGTGACTGCTGGGATGGTTGTCCTCTGCAGGGTGATGGCGGTCCCCAGTACCGTAGGGTAGTGGCAGCTGACCCATGCTGATGTTCGGGCCTGATGGAACCTCAGCCGGTGGTCCACCATGACTACTTTACGCACATCCGCGTAACTATGCCTGGCTTTCGGGGGCAGCCCCAGggccgctgtctgtgcctccccaGTTAGAAGAGGCAAAAGCCGGACCACCCACTCCGCTGCAGGCCAGCCGCATGCCCTTGCCATTGCCTCGAAtgccactctgcagctgaggccaaccACGCCACCACAATGACATTCCTCTAAAAGGAAAAACGGCCCACTGGAAATGAGCTTACGTACGTTTGTGGTCCCCACGGTTGCCAGGAACAGCCAGACTGGAGCAGAAGTTTATTGACCACCAGCCCATAGATCCATAATGGAGCGGTGTGGATATCTGGGACATGTTAAAATGTCCATGTGTTTCCCTTTTAAATTGACCGTCCCTGTATTGGACCAGTTTTGCGATTTGTTATATAATTTAAACATTGTATGCTGTAAAATCATTTTGTGTCATAAATTGAAACCCCTAAAATGCGCTGATGAAAACGGATAAcaattcttttttaaactgatgTAAATCATGAATTCAAGTGGTTCGAACAGGATTGTTCCAGATTTTACCTTGACATTCTTCTTGATGATCTCTCGGCTCATCAGGAGACGCCCCTCTGATAAGTCGATCCCAGACAAGGGTACAAGGGTCTCTCCGATGACCTCATCACGGGAGAACCTATCAAAGCTTAGCACCATGAAGTGAAGGGCCAACTCCGACACTCGGGCCAGCGGGATCCCGTAGAAGCTGAAGGTCTCGTCAAAGGCGGGGTCAAGAGTCTTCCTCAGTACTCTGGTCTTCACCCGGTGCTTTTTCTCTGGCAGAAGGGTCAGCTTGATGTAAGGGTCGGAGGTCAGTGACTGCTCATCAGTTGGAGTCAGGCCATGGGCTTCCTGGATCAAagtaaaatcaatcaatcagacaAGAATGAGTGAAACAATTTCTTTCAAAAAACTAttgtcaaaacacacaaagacttcAAACCACCAGCCTAAACACATACTGTACCTTGATATGGACGATAAATGCCTTTTTCTCTGGCTGGTATTCCAGGGAGAAGTGGAGGGTCCCTAGTCCGCCGTCCCTCTCCTCTACCTGGGGCTTGTCCACAGCCGGGGTGGGCGCCTGTCTGGAGAGGGTGCTGGATGGCGAAGGGAGATCACGGTGGCCCATCACCCCAGGTTGGGTGAACCCTGCATGGGGAGAGGGCAACTCCAGGTCTGGGGAGCTGCGCACCTTCTGGTTGTGGTGATGAAATGGTTTGGTGGTAAAGTTGCCATTCAGATCCCGTTTCTCCAGATCCAGATGCAGAGCCTGTCGAGAACCGTCGCTGGTCGGACTCATTGGCGCCGCGGTGTCGCAGTTTCCGTTAACATCAGTTTTACCAGCGTTGTTAGTTGCCGTGGTGGCATGTGCAGCAAACTTCTTCTTGCTGCTCAGGCTCTCCGGATAGATGTCGACCCCTTTGAGCATGTGCACAAACTTATAGGGAGGTGTCTTCTGGGATTTGGCGTTTTTACGCTGGCAACAGATCCACGCAAAGGCTGACGCTGTGAAGACAAGGCCGAAGACACTTACCACAGCGACACCTACTGGCAACGCGACTATGGAGGAGggcagagagagcagagggagaaaaTAACTTTCATTAAACATGTCTGACCACACACCTCGACAAACACTGTGGAACGAGCGCCAGTAAACCTTTAAACACCTCAAACAATtgttcaatgttttttcttcttcttcttcttcttcttattatctGGTATTATCACAATCATTATACATGCTGGTCAATGACATGCACACCTATAATGTAAACAAGTTAGGAAATAGATATTTTGACGGATGACTAGAAACATCAGGATCCTTCTGGTTgatacagagaaacacaagctTATGTATCGTAGCAAAACAGATTATTGCAAATTATGTTATGTTTTGTGCAAAGCATCATGGTTCACCTCGATATCCCAACTGCAGCAATAGCATATTAGCCAAGACGTCTGTGATAGGCCCTGtgttatattcatttatattcctCCTACATTTCCTTCAACAGTAGCGACACTTTAGGGACCTAATTCCTGTTAAATGGCATGTTTGTCTTATATAGCACCGCTACAACGTTACAATGGAGACCCATTACTGGGATGTTTGCCACTCAGTGCTACGGTTCTTTGTTTTGTGGTCTTGAACTGTGACTCGACAGCAATCATGCTGCCTTCTCATGCAGTCAGTTAATAGTTGAATTTCAATGGACGAAATGCGCACCATTTCCAGCTAAGAGGGCGTCCCAGTGGAAAAGCACTCATGTTACCACGCATAcaaagagggagtgagaggggtgaggttggggaggggggataATATCTCTTATGTAGGCCACTTGTCATGTGAATCATTTTCATATGGTTAGATATGTGGAGTTCACTTCTATCAAACCATCATTATTGTGTATCATCTCATTCAGCCTCGTTGCCATGGTGATTCTGATGccgaaatatatattttcctacTTATTTTCCTGTTTCTGACTGACGGGAATTTACAGTTAAACAGCAATGTATCACAATAGTTTCATTTCTTAGCTGCCATTTCTAATCATAAATGCCAATATGATATTGTCTAGGATATTATTCCAGAGGTTATTATGCTTATATATTCATTTCAAGAGCATATAGGCGTACATTTTTCTGTACAAGCTGTCGGCTTAGAACGGATCTAAAATGTATTACTAACCTAAAGGGACTCCCTCTAAATAAGGAAAGACAGTAAGCTTATTTCAATTTCAGATCACAGCACTTGTACATACtgtgttctctcttttcttttcaataatATTTCAGCCTAACTTCCTGGGTGGAGGGGTTTTCAATGGATGTGGCAAAGGGAGCTGGTAAAATCGAGAAGAATataaaggaaacaaaaaggggCTTTAGTAAAAAATACTGTACTCAAGtccaataatgataataataataataaattaactgATCTAATATTCTATCTATAAAACATGTCACCTGCTCCCCATTGGTTGGTTTTCCTGATGATTTCCTGTTACACTTAAGCTAGCTGTAAAATGGAGTCTGGAGTTTTTTCCAAAACacaagggggagaggggggggggggggggggggggggggggggggggggggggggggggggggggggggggggggggggggggggggcaatccTATGTTGGACCTCCTTAGACACACCCCTGGACAACACACTGGACAAAGCCATTCACTTTAATTAACTTAGTATTTTTTCACAGAATGGGCTACTCTAACATACCTATacctatatatttttttaaacaacaaaatagTGCGTGAATCaaaattaaacacattgttttttccACTCATTCGATCTCTGAAAAAGATTAAGATACTAAAACTAATAACGCTAGCTAATGCTTTTGAGAGAAGTGACGCGTAATGATTAGCTCTGTACTTTTGGAAGATAAACAAGCCCAAGTCTACTACCAACAACATCGCACATTAACAACTGTATCAGTTTAACGGATCAAACTGGTCACACTCACCGAGCTGAGCTCCTTCCTCCACCATTGGAGCCATAGtcgctgtccaaggtgctgaaaatGGTCCCTCTGCTTTCACACCGAGCTCTCTTCTCTTCGGAGGTgaactctctctcctgatgacGAGGTGCAGTAAATCTCCACAAAGTCTCGGCTTTGATTACGTTTAATAATGAAAAGGGTTTTCCTTCGGCTTCAATAATTAAAAGGCAGCATTGTTTTCCcagagaaggatggagggatgctCGCTGCTGCTGTTACTCTCTGATGCGTGAGTGTCTCAGAGGCGACAACAcccagttcccccccccccccccccccccccccctctctctctttctctccttgtttgctccatctctctctctcagcctctgTTCAccaactcctccccctccctacCGGTAACGCTGAGCTCATCAGTGCTGACGCAGTAGTGACGGAGGCTGGCTGTGAAATCAAGACCCCCAGAGTAGCAGCACAACAGGGCTGCCAACTCccctgattgattgattggaaACAAACGGTCTTAGTCTGTATATACGCTCTacttctatgtgtgtgtttagttgcATATGTCTGTGGCCTTCTTAGATTTTTTTGTTAAGACTGGTGAATGGGTGTGTGTTATACTGTGGCCCTAACATTAAAGTTAGTTGTAATTTGGCTGTTTTTTATGCAGTGATGTTTtcctgtaatatatatatttctagtaattataataacaacTTTACTATAACCAATTTGTTTACAAATCTACAGCGTATTAAATATATGTTGTTTCTAGTATCATTCACTATAAACCTTCCAAAAATACTGCAGATGAACAGTAACTAGTTAGACTCACAGTTCAATACAACCCTGGTTGTATTCAAACTCCCAAAGATGTTATAGTACGTCTACATCATGCAGATCACTGTGTCCTAAATTGCACTGCtgtgtattattaatataattttacaattaagaatatatatttctttatacaGTTATAACAACATATTGTATGATG carries:
- the syt4 gene encoding synaptotagmin-4; translation: MAPMVEEGAQLVALPVGVAVVSVFGLVFTASAFAWICCQRKNAKSQKTPPYKFVHMLKGVDIYPESLSSKKKFAAHATTATNNAGKTDVNGNCDTAAPMSPTSDGSRQALHLDLEKRDLNGNFTTKPFHHHNQKVRSSPDLELPSPHAGFTQPGVMGHRDLPSPSSTLSRQAPTPAVDKPQVEERDGGLGTLHFSLEYQPEKKAFIVHIKEAHGLTPTDEQSLTSDPYIKLTLLPEKKHRVKTRVLRKTLDPAFDETFSFYGIPLARVSELALHFMVLSFDRFSRDEVIGETLVPLSGIDLSEGRLLMSREIIKKNVKKSSGRGELLLSLCYQSTTNTLTVVVLKARHLPKTENNGPTDPYVKVNMYQGKKRVCKKKTHVKKCSPNPVFNELFVFDLPSNEGLRDTSVELLLLDSDTGNSRCPNTVLGRLVLGTSVAGTPGDHWREICDHPRRQIAKWHGLSED